In Paeniglutamicibacter kerguelensis, one genomic interval encodes:
- a CDS encoding 1,4-dihydroxy-2-naphthoyl-CoA synthase, whose translation MSNVESNPQLPAKVSDIFDPTRWRGVEGFDLEDMTYHRQVERDTSGNVLRDLPTVRIAFNRPEVRNAFRPGTVDELYRVMDHARMSSDVATVLLTGNGPSPKDGGHSFCSGGDQRIRGRDGYRYAEGETADSIDPARAGRLHILEVQRLMRTMPKVVIAVVNGWAAGGGHSLHVVSDLTIASREHGKFKQTDATVGSFDAGYGSALLARQVGQKTAREIFFLAREYSAEDMVRMGAVNEAVDHARLEEVALEYGADIAKQSPQAIRMLKFAFNLADDGLAGQQVFAGEATRMAYMTDEAVEGRDAFLEKRDPDWSAHPYYF comes from the coding sequence GTGAGCAACGTTGAATCAAACCCGCAGCTGCCGGCCAAGGTCTCAGACATTTTCGACCCCACGCGCTGGCGCGGGGTCGAGGGCTTCGACCTCGAGGACATGACCTACCACCGCCAGGTCGAGCGCGATACCTCCGGCAACGTCCTCCGCGACCTGCCGACCGTGCGCATTGCCTTCAACCGCCCGGAGGTGCGCAACGCGTTCCGCCCCGGCACGGTTGACGAGCTCTACCGCGTCATGGACCACGCCCGCATGAGCTCGGACGTGGCAACGGTGCTGCTCACCGGCAACGGCCCCTCCCCCAAGGACGGCGGGCATTCATTCTGCTCGGGCGGCGACCAGCGCATCCGCGGCCGCGACGGCTACCGCTACGCCGAGGGCGAGACCGCCGACTCGATCGACCCGGCACGCGCCGGACGCCTGCACATCCTCGAGGTCCAGCGCCTGATGCGTACCATGCCCAAGGTTGTCATCGCCGTGGTCAACGGCTGGGCCGCGGGCGGCGGGCACTCGCTGCACGTCGTCTCCGACCTGACCATCGCCTCCCGCGAACACGGCAAGTTCAAGCAGACCGACGCCACCGTCGGCTCCTTCGACGCCGGCTACGGATCGGCGCTGCTGGCCCGCCAGGTCGGCCAGAAGACCGCACGCGAGATCTTCTTCCTCGCCCGCGAATACTCCGCCGAGGACATGGTCCGCATGGGCGCCGTCAACGAGGCCGTCGACCACGCCCGCCTCGAAGAGGTGGCGCTGGAGTACGGGGCGGACATCGCCAAGCAGTCCCCGCAGGCCATCCGCATGCTCAAGTTCGCTTTCAACCTGGCAGACGACGGGCTGGCGGGCCAGCAGGTCTTCGCCGGCGAGGCCACCCGCATGGCCTACATGACCGACGAAGCAGTCGAAGGCCGGGACGCCTTCCTGGAAAAGCGCGACCCCGACTGGTCCGCCCACCCGTACTACTTCTAA
- a CDS encoding AMP-binding protein, giving the protein MNPDSALVALSASLNGEGPAVEILPGTTNNEYLVSLVAEADVEGLEEIAAVVRTSGSTGTPKRTALSVEALASSSMATAEYLGFEGQWLLALPLHYVAGLSVLSRSLYAGTRPWAMDLDRSFDAAGFNEAASALTDRKRLVSLVPTQLQRLLTDPDGETLSTLKRFDAILLGGARAPRSVLEAAARHSLNIHLTYGSSETSGGCVYDAKPLPGVEVKAVDGRIWLGGPTIASGYLGDPELTAKHFSVDGEGTRWYRTDDLGGYEDGVLTVGGRADDVIVTGGVKVSASRIQQVIESLPGVGSVMVLPVAHEQWGQQVGAALSGTADPESVREAVRSALGAAAVPRRILQLPALPLLPNGKFDRMALGALLAAAPE; this is encoded by the coding sequence ATGAATCCCGATTCCGCGCTCGTTGCCCTTTCGGCTTCCCTCAATGGGGAAGGCCCCGCCGTGGAGATCCTTCCCGGCACCACGAACAACGAATACCTGGTGAGCCTCGTGGCCGAGGCGGACGTGGAGGGCCTGGAGGAAATCGCGGCCGTGGTGCGCACCTCGGGCTCCACCGGCACGCCCAAGCGCACGGCACTGTCGGTCGAGGCTCTTGCTTCCTCCTCCATGGCCACCGCCGAGTACTTGGGCTTTGAGGGCCAATGGCTGCTCGCCCTGCCCCTGCACTACGTGGCGGGGCTGTCCGTCCTCAGCCGGAGCCTGTATGCCGGAACGCGTCCCTGGGCCATGGACCTGGACCGGAGCTTCGACGCCGCCGGGTTCAACGAGGCTGCATCGGCGCTGACCGACCGCAAGCGCCTCGTGTCACTGGTGCCCACCCAGCTGCAGCGCCTGCTCACCGACCCCGACGGCGAAACCCTGTCCACGCTCAAGCGCTTCGATGCGATCCTGCTCGGCGGGGCGCGCGCCCCGCGGTCGGTTCTCGAGGCGGCTGCCAGGCATTCCCTGAACATCCACCTCACCTACGGATCCAGCGAAACCAGCGGCGGCTGCGTATACGACGCCAAGCCCCTTCCCGGGGTCGAGGTGAAAGCCGTCGACGGACGGATCTGGCTCGGCGGCCCGACCATCGCTTCGGGCTACCTCGGCGATCCGGAACTGACAGCGAAGCACTTCAGCGTCGACGGCGAGGGAACCCGCTGGTATCGCACCGATGACCTGGGCGGCTACGAGGACGGGGTCCTCACGGTGGGCGGCCGGGCGGATGACGTCATCGTCACCGGCGGCGTCAAGGTCTCCGCGTCCAGGATCCAGCAGGTCATCGAGTCGCTTCCGGGTGTTGGCTCGGTCATGGTCCTGCCCGTCGCCCACGAGCAGTGGGGCCAGCAGGTCGGCGCCGCGCTCAGCGGAACCGCCGACCCGGAATCGGTGCGTGAGGCGGTGCGTTCGGCCCTTGGCGCCGCTGCGGTGCCGCGCCGCATCCTGCAGCTTCCGGCCCTGCCGCTGCTGCCCAACGGCAAGTTCGACCGCATGGCCCTGGGCGCACTGCTGGCCGCCGCCCCGGAATAG
- a CDS encoding 1,4-dihydroxy-2-naphthoate polyprenyltransferase: MATLSQWVAGARLRTLPIVIAPVVIGTAAAVDITGELAWFEAILALIVGLLLQVGVNYSNDYSDGIRGTDDVRVGPLRLTGSGLAEPKDVRNAAFGCFGAAALVGAFLVIFTGSWPLLLVGAAAVVAAWGYTGGKNPYGYRGLGEVFVFIFFGLVATLGTTYTQAGMLSLLSLLGAIGTGLIATALLMANNVRDIPTDREVGKMTLAVRLGDTTARISYVMMLAVAILLPVTMIGTRPWMWLVLLTVLPSLMPCWIMLRKHEPGALIPVLKQTGIINLVYAALFTAAIVMDKALA; this comes from the coding sequence GTGGCAACGCTCTCCCAATGGGTCGCCGGTGCACGACTTCGCACGCTGCCCATCGTGATTGCCCCGGTTGTTATCGGCACGGCGGCGGCAGTGGACATCACCGGAGAGCTTGCCTGGTTCGAGGCGATCCTGGCACTCATCGTGGGTCTTTTGCTCCAGGTCGGAGTGAATTACTCCAACGACTACTCGGATGGAATCCGGGGCACCGACGACGTTCGCGTCGGCCCGCTTCGGTTGACCGGCTCGGGGCTCGCCGAGCCGAAAGACGTGCGGAACGCGGCGTTCGGCTGCTTCGGTGCGGCGGCCCTGGTTGGCGCATTCCTGGTGATTTTCACCGGTTCGTGGCCGTTGCTGCTGGTCGGTGCCGCGGCCGTCGTCGCGGCCTGGGGCTACACCGGCGGCAAGAACCCCTACGGGTACCGCGGGCTGGGCGAGGTGTTCGTTTTCATCTTCTTCGGCCTGGTGGCAACGCTCGGCACCACCTACACCCAGGCCGGCATGCTGTCGCTGCTGTCGCTTTTGGGTGCAATCGGCACCGGCCTGATTGCCACGGCCCTGCTGATGGCCAACAACGTGCGCGACATTCCCACGGACCGCGAAGTCGGCAAGATGACCCTCGCCGTGCGCCTGGGAGACACCACCGCGCGCATCAGCTACGTGATGATGCTTGCCGTTGCCATCCTGCTGCCGGTGACGATGATCGGCACCCGCCCGTGGATGTGGCTGGTGCTGCTCACCGTGTTGCCCAGCCTGATGCCCTGCTGGATCATGCTGCGCAAGCACGAACCCGGCGCATTGATCCCGGTGTTGAAGCAGACCGGCATCATCAACCTTGTCTACGCCGCGCTGTTCACCGCCGCGATCGTCATGGACAAGGCCCTGGCCTAA
- a CDS encoding DUF4229 domain-containing protein produces the protein MQFLKYTVIRLALFFVVFLPLVFLLGWSAYIAGLIALVVAFAVSYLFFNKLRLAANADVQKMFAANGPKKSKRQLSDEEAEDRFLDGDK, from the coding sequence GTGCAGTTCTTAAAGTACACCGTGATCCGGTTGGCCCTTTTCTTCGTTGTTTTCCTCCCGCTGGTATTCCTTCTGGGCTGGTCCGCCTACATCGCGGGCCTGATCGCGCTCGTCGTTGCCTTCGCCGTCAGCTACTTGTTCTTCAACAAGTTGCGGCTCGCCGCCAACGCCGACGTGCAGAAAATGTTCGCGGCAAATGGCCCCAAGAAGTCCAAGCGGCAGCTGTCCGACGAGGAAGCCGAAGACCGCTTCCTGGACGGCGACAAGTAG
- a CDS encoding PLD nuclease N-terminal domain-containing protein, producing the protein MVRNIIFAALVALAVTIYALIECVRTRPSDVRSLPKVGWVAAIILLPLIGAGLWFWLGRPVTGGQRQAPGTRPATGAPDDDEAFLRNLETQRRNKARDEELRRKEAELKERERKAAEENHKKPEEGGNQSEDKPHHTP; encoded by the coding sequence ATGGTCAGGAACATAATTTTTGCCGCATTGGTCGCACTAGCTGTCACCATCTACGCTTTGATCGAATGTGTTCGCACACGTCCGAGCGATGTCCGTTCCCTGCCCAAGGTCGGATGGGTCGCCGCCATTATCTTGCTGCCACTCATCGGTGCCGGGCTCTGGTTCTGGCTCGGACGCCCCGTCACGGGCGGGCAGCGCCAGGCCCCGGGAACGCGCCCGGCCACCGGCGCCCCCGACGACGACGAGGCCTTCTTGCGCAACCTGGAAACGCAGCGCCGCAACAAGGCCCGCGACGAGGAACTGCGCCGCAAGGAGGCCGAGCTCAAGGAACGCGAGCGCAAGGCGGCCGAGGAAAACCACAAGAAGCCCGAAGAGGGCGGCAATCAGTCCGAAGACAAACCGCACCACACCCCGTAG
- a CDS encoding RtcB family protein: protein METINSRLKNWASILDEKTREQAITTSKMPFIFPHLALMPDAHLGKGATVGSVIPTLGAIIPAAVGVDIGCGMIAVKTQYKAADLPKDRKPLREEIERAIPLSAGKYNSKIVATAVPRIEELKELAVKAGFDPASYAGHWAHQLGSLGSGNHFIEVSLDEEDSVWLFLHSGSRGIGNKIATKHIKVAQQVAKKYWIELPDPDLAYLVEGTDEFNAYIRELRWAQHFALLNREEMMDRVIRQFTNWVGGPVEELERINCHHNFTEKETHFGKSVWLSRKGAIRAREGDHGLIPGSMGTASYVVVGKGNPVSLDSSPHGAGREYSRTAARKTFSIEQLREAMAGIEYRDTDAFIDEIPGAYKPIDQVMEDAGDLVSVRHKLRQIINVKGD, encoded by the coding sequence GTGGAGACCATCAACAGCCGGCTCAAGAACTGGGCGTCCATCCTGGATGAAAAGACCCGGGAGCAGGCAATCACCACCTCGAAGATGCCGTTCATCTTCCCGCACCTGGCGCTGATGCCGGATGCGCACCTTGGCAAGGGTGCTACCGTCGGGTCGGTGATCCCGACGCTTGGGGCCATCATCCCCGCGGCGGTGGGCGTGGACATCGGGTGCGGCATGATCGCAGTGAAGACCCAGTACAAGGCCGCGGACCTGCCGAAGGATCGCAAGCCGCTTCGTGAAGAGATCGAACGCGCCATCCCGCTCTCGGCCGGGAAGTACAACAGCAAGATCGTTGCAACTGCGGTTCCCCGGATCGAGGAACTCAAGGAACTGGCCGTGAAGGCCGGTTTCGACCCGGCAAGCTACGCGGGGCACTGGGCACACCAGCTTGGCTCCCTGGGCTCGGGCAACCACTTCATCGAGGTGTCGCTGGACGAGGAGGACTCGGTCTGGCTGTTCCTGCACTCCGGCTCGCGCGGCATCGGCAACAAGATTGCGACCAAGCACATCAAGGTCGCACAGCAGGTCGCCAAGAAGTACTGGATCGAGCTGCCGGATCCGGACCTCGCCTACCTGGTGGAGGGGACCGACGAATTCAACGCGTACATCCGCGAACTGCGCTGGGCCCAGCACTTCGCCCTGCTGAACCGGGAAGAAATGATGGACCGCGTGATCCGCCAGTTCACCAACTGGGTCGGGGGACCGGTCGAGGAACTCGAACGCATCAACTGCCACCACAACTTCACGGAGAAGGAAACGCATTTCGGGAAGTCTGTCTGGCTTTCCCGCAAGGGCGCCATCCGGGCCCGGGAGGGCGACCACGGCTTGATCCCTGGCTCCATGGGCACCGCATCGTATGTGGTGGTCGGCAAGGGCAACCCCGTGTCACTTGATTCCTCGCCGCACGGCGCCGGACGCGAGTACTCCCGGACGGCGGCCCGCAAGACCTTCAGCATCGAGCAGCTGCGCGAGGCCATGGCGGGGATCGAGTACCGTGACACCGATGCGTTCATCGACGAGATCCCGGGTGCCTACAAGCCCATTGACCAGGTCATGGAGGACGCTGGCGACTTGGTGAGCGTGCGGCACAAGCTGCGCCAGATCATCAACGTCAAGGGCGACTAG
- the ccsB gene encoding c-type cytochrome biogenesis protein CcsB produces the protein MPTINETLGQYSDLFMLLAAFVYAVAFIAFAWDLAKSSKLIREIDAATLEAEKKVLVAAGAGKSAPVAGGSTGEELVNDSMDYVPASEKRMSAKVAVSLTWLGVLIHGFAVVSRGIAAGRVPWGNMYEFLSTGSFIVAFVFVVVLIKKDLRFMGTFVIGLVTVMLCGATMGFPTPVAHLVPALQSYWLIIHVSIAVSASALFTISFAMNVLQLVQHARVEALAAGKSDKFPFMGVVPSAGALENFAYRINAVAFVMWTFTVMAGAIWAEAAWGRYWGWDTKEVWSFVIWVVYAGYLHARATGGWTGARSAWLSIIGYLCLVFNFTIVNIYFNGLHSYAGL, from the coding sequence ATGCCCACTATCAACGAGACGTTGGGGCAATACAGCGATCTGTTCATGTTGCTTGCAGCATTCGTCTATGCGGTGGCGTTCATCGCCTTCGCCTGGGACTTGGCGAAGTCCAGCAAGCTGATCAGGGAAATTGATGCAGCAACGCTGGAAGCCGAGAAAAAGGTCCTGGTGGCTGCGGGGGCCGGAAAATCGGCACCTGTGGCAGGGGGCTCGACCGGTGAAGAGCTGGTCAACGATTCCATGGACTACGTCCCGGCGTCCGAGAAGCGCATGTCCGCCAAAGTCGCGGTATCGCTGACCTGGCTGGGCGTGCTCATCCACGGCTTTGCCGTGGTCAGCCGTGGCATTGCGGCAGGCCGTGTGCCCTGGGGCAACATGTATGAGTTCCTTTCCACGGGCTCCTTCATCGTGGCTTTCGTCTTTGTCGTGGTGCTGATCAAGAAGGACCTGCGTTTCATGGGCACCTTCGTCATCGGACTGGTGACGGTAATGCTCTGCGGTGCCACCATGGGGTTCCCGACTCCGGTTGCGCACCTGGTGCCCGCCCTGCAGAGCTACTGGCTGATCATCCACGTGTCCATCGCAGTGTCGGCCTCCGCACTGTTCACCATCAGCTTCGCCATGAACGTCCTGCAGCTGGTGCAGCATGCCCGCGTTGAGGCCCTGGCTGCCGGCAAGTCCGACAAGTTCCCCTTCATGGGTGTCGTGCCGAGTGCGGGCGCCCTTGAGAACTTCGCATACCGCATCAACGCGGTTGCCTTCGTCATGTGGACCTTCACCGTCATGGCCGGCGCCATTTGGGCCGAGGCGGCCTGGGGACGCTACTGGGGCTGGGACACCAAGGAAGTCTGGAGCTTCGTGATCTGGGTTGTCTACGCGGGGTACCTGCATGCCCGTGCAACCGGTGGTTGGACCGGCGCACGCTCGGCCTGGTTGAGCATCATCGGCTACCTCTGCCTCGTCTTCAACTTCACCATCGTGAACATCTACTTCAACGGCCTGCACTCCTACGCAGGACTGTAA
- the resB gene encoding cytochrome c biogenesis protein ResB, with product MAKQDMKKDVAVPTLGFIGMLRWAWAQLTSMRTALFLLLLLAVAAVPGSVFPQRAVNPEQVAAYLTNKPTLGAWLDRFQLFDVFSSAWFSAIYLLLFISLIGCILPRVKKHAKALRTPPPRTPSRLNRLPQNGTIEIESAETSGISNEQIIADAAKLLKKRGYRAEARPEGASPSVGAERGYSREVGNLLFHISLVGILASVAVGGSFGYSGQRVLVEGETFVNSLVSYDSFKPGTWFKEESLNPYSVKLDKFNITFDRESTTHFGQPIDFTAEVETRRSPDAPVQKENIRVNHPLRINGADVYLVGNGYAPVVTVRDGQGNVSFSGPVVSVPQDGMYTSLLVIKAPDAKPDQLGFQGFLLPTAMTDETGFAISGDPNAVNPQLQLNSYYGNLGLDDGNPQNVYVLETDQLKELNNRNLKAGGIVLGAGQSYNLPDGKGSISFDGLKRFVGLDINYDPSKRPVAIFAGLALLGLAISLFTPRRRVWVKIKTSVDDSGREERIIEYGLLARGEDPRLESEAKELRKLLEQQWPAVVRAGV from the coding sequence ATGGCAAAGCAAGATATGAAAAAAGACGTTGCAGTTCCGACACTCGGGTTCATCGGGATGCTTCGCTGGGCCTGGGCCCAGCTCACCAGCATGCGCACGGCGCTGTTCCTCTTGCTGCTGCTGGCAGTGGCTGCGGTTCCGGGATCCGTGTTCCCGCAGCGTGCGGTCAACCCCGAGCAGGTTGCTGCATACCTGACCAACAAGCCCACCCTCGGCGCCTGGCTTGACCGGTTCCAGCTCTTTGACGTGTTCTCTTCGGCTTGGTTCTCGGCAATCTACCTGCTGCTGTTCATCTCGCTGATCGGTTGCATCCTGCCACGCGTAAAGAAGCACGCGAAGGCCCTGCGAACCCCGCCTCCACGCACCCCGTCGCGGTTGAATCGACTGCCGCAGAACGGCACGATTGAGATCGAATCGGCCGAAACCTCGGGAATCAGCAACGAGCAGATCATCGCCGATGCAGCCAAGTTGCTGAAGAAGCGCGGTTACCGGGCCGAAGCACGCCCGGAAGGCGCCAGCCCCTCGGTCGGTGCCGAACGTGGCTACAGCCGCGAAGTCGGCAACCTGCTCTTCCATATTTCCTTGGTTGGCATCCTTGCCTCGGTAGCAGTCGGCGGCTCGTTCGGCTACAGCGGGCAGCGCGTCCTGGTCGAGGGGGAGACCTTCGTCAACTCCCTAGTTTCCTACGACTCCTTCAAGCCCGGCACCTGGTTCAAGGAAGAGTCGCTTAACCCGTACTCGGTCAAGCTGGACAAGTTCAACATCACGTTCGACCGCGAATCCACGACCCACTTCGGGCAGCCCATCGACTTCACCGCCGAGGTCGAAACGCGCCGGAGCCCGGATGCTCCGGTGCAAAAGGAAAACATTCGGGTCAACCACCCGCTGCGGATCAACGGCGCCGACGTTTACCTCGTCGGCAACGGATATGCCCCAGTTGTGACGGTCCGCGACGGACAGGGCAACGTATCCTTCAGCGGCCCCGTTGTTTCGGTTCCACAGGACGGCATGTACACCTCGCTGCTGGTCATCAAGGCCCCGGACGCAAAGCCGGATCAGCTTGGCTTCCAGGGGTTCCTGCTGCCGACGGCGATGACCGATGAGACAGGCTTTGCCATTTCCGGCGACCCCAACGCCGTCAACCCGCAGCTGCAGCTGAACTCCTACTACGGGAACCTCGGCTTGGACGACGGGAACCCGCAAAACGTCTACGTGCTGGAAACGGATCAGCTCAAGGAGCTGAACAACCGCAACCTCAAAGCCGGCGGCATCGTCTTGGGCGCCGGACAAAGCTATAACCTGCCGGACGGCAAGGGAAGCATTTCCTTTGACGGACTCAAGCGCTTTGTCGGCCTCGACATCAACTACGATCCGAGCAAGCGCCCGGTGGCTATTTTTGCCGGTCTCGCCCTCCTGGGCCTGGCCATCTCCCTCTTCACGCCGCGTCGTCGGGTCTGGGTGAAAATCAAGACCTCGGTTGACGATTCTGGACGTGAAGAGCGGATAATCGAATACGGATTGCTGGCCCGTGGTGAAGACCCTCGCTTGGAATCTGAAGCGAAGGAATTGCGCAAGCTTCTTGAGCAGCAGTGGCCCGCCGTCGTGCGTGCCGGAGTCTAG
- a CDS encoding cytochrome c biogenesis CcdA family protein: MLAGLVSFLSPCVLPLVPGYLGYVTGLSGADLADQKRGRMVTGIGLFILGFTVVFVLAGVVFSQVAGWMAYKGSWVTQVLGIVVILMGVVFMGGFSFMQREAKIHRKPPAGLWGAPVLGLTFGLGWAPCIGPTLGAVLIMGGEYGSSPTKGALLTFFYCMGLGLPFLFIAMGLRRGMGAMKFFRRHQLAVMRFGGGMLILLGILMATGLWGTWVTQLQDWFANEVRLPI, translated from the coding sequence ATGCTTGCCGGGCTTGTATCCTTCCTTTCTCCCTGCGTACTTCCGTTGGTTCCTGGCTATTTGGGCTATGTCACTGGCCTCTCCGGGGCAGATCTTGCAGACCAAAAACGCGGACGCATGGTCACCGGCATAGGTCTGTTTATTCTGGGTTTCACCGTCGTCTTTGTCCTCGCCGGAGTGGTTTTCTCGCAGGTTGCAGGTTGGATGGCATACAAGGGCTCATGGGTTACCCAAGTCCTTGGGATCGTGGTGATCCTCATGGGCGTGGTGTTCATGGGTGGTTTTTCGTTCATGCAGCGAGAAGCGAAGATTCACCGCAAACCCCCGGCGGGACTGTGGGGCGCGCCCGTTTTGGGACTCACATTTGGTCTGGGATGGGCCCCCTGCATTGGGCCAACGCTCGGTGCCGTTCTGATTATGGGCGGTGAATACGGCAGTAGCCCGACCAAGGGGGCGCTGCTGACATTCTTCTATTGCATGGGTCTGGGGCTGCCTTTCCTTTTCATTGCGATGGGTCTGCGCCGTGGCATGGGCGCCATGAAATTCTTCCGTCGACACCAGCTTGCGGTAATGCGCTTTGGTGGCGGCATGCTAATACTTCTGGGCATCTTGATGGCCACCGGCCTTTGGGGTACCTGGGTTACACAATTGCAAGATTGGTTCGCCAACGAAGTCAGGTTGCCCATCTAA
- a CDS encoding TlpA family protein disulfide reductase — MTDPTSSQPSRLGRRTFLRAAMLAAAALPLAACVGEEDPLAKQAREGNNKNYIAGDGSVQEYGPKSRTEPVEINATAYDGSKIDSADWAGQVTVLNFWYAACAPCRIEAPHMVELSDEFKGKAEFIGINVRDEKDAAEAFERTFGIKYPSVQDTQGAIQLAMTKYVPLQAVPTTLVLDRQGRVSARILGVAEKPTLKALINTALTESL, encoded by the coding sequence ATGACCGATCCCACTTCGTCCCAACCATCGCGTTTGGGACGACGCACTTTCTTGCGTGCAGCCATGCTCGCCGCAGCGGCGCTGCCGCTGGCTGCTTGTGTCGGAGAAGAAGACCCGCTGGCCAAGCAGGCCCGCGAAGGCAACAACAAGAACTACATCGCCGGCGATGGATCGGTCCAGGAATACGGCCCCAAGTCACGTACCGAGCCCGTGGAAATCAACGCCACCGCCTACGACGGATCGAAGATCGATTCGGCCGACTGGGCCGGCCAAGTGACGGTCCTGAACTTCTGGTACGCCGCCTGCGCGCCGTGCCGCATCGAAGCACCGCACATGGTTGAACTCAGCGACGAGTTCAAGGGCAAGGCGGAATTCATCGGCATCAACGTCCGGGACGAGAAGGACGCAGCCGAAGCTTTCGAACGGACGTTCGGCATCAAGTACCCGTCGGTGCAGGACACCCAGGGTGCAATCCAGCTGGCCATGACCAAGTACGTTCCGCTGCAGGCCGTGCCCACGACCTTGGTTCTCGACCGACAGGGACGCGTGTCAGCCCGCATTCTCGGTGTTGCGGAGAAACCAACGCTCAAGGCCCTGATCAACACGGCCCTCACCGAGTCGTTGTGA
- a CDS encoding histidine phosphatase family protein, whose translation MSTATVHLLRHGEVYNPDRVLYGRLPEFHLSDLGHEMAQRAAEYFTAQQEAGANITHMVSSPLVRAQETANPTAKALGLDIVTDDRIIEAANRFQGLSQIKERLKEPKYWSYVVNPFRPSWGEPYRDQVERMMAAIVEHRDLAVELGGSGAQAILVSHQLPIWVTRRAAEGKALWHDPRKRECTLTSVTSLDFEGESLVAVRYAEPSVDLLANAANIPGA comes from the coding sequence ATGTCGACTGCTACCGTTCACCTTCTGCGTCACGGCGAAGTGTATAACCCGGACAGGGTTCTCTACGGTCGGCTACCCGAATTCCATCTCTCCGACCTTGGCCATGAAATGGCACAGCGCGCGGCAGAGTACTTCACGGCCCAGCAAGAGGCCGGCGCGAACATCACGCACATGGTTTCGTCTCCGCTCGTTCGAGCCCAGGAAACCGCCAACCCGACAGCCAAGGCGCTCGGGCTGGATATTGTGACCGATGATCGGATCATCGAGGCCGCGAACCGATTCCAGGGCCTTTCACAGATCAAGGAACGACTGAAGGAACCAAAATACTGGTCCTACGTCGTCAATCCCTTTCGTCCTTCCTGGGGGGAGCCCTACCGGGACCAGGTAGAACGAATGATGGCCGCCATTGTTGAACACCGCGATCTCGCGGTTGAACTTGGCGGTAGCGGAGCGCAAGCCATTCTGGTCAGCCACCAGCTGCCGATTTGGGTCACGCGCCGAGCAGCCGAAGGCAAAGCCCTCTGGCACGACCCGCGGAAACGCGAATGCACTCTCACCTCCGTGACTAGCCTGGACTTTGAAGGTGAAAGTCTGGTCGCCGTCCGCTATGCAGAACCCAGTGTTGACCTCTTGGCCAACGCTGCGAACATTCCTGGAGCCTGA
- a CDS encoding redox-sensing transcriptional repressor Rex: MPTPQHPPADDGVEPPAHPTTGSLERILPEATLARLTQYLRALNTLQTQGQTRTSSGLLATESGVNPSILRKDLSLLGSYGTRGVGYVVTELAEHISKAMGLNQQWRVAIIGAGNLGRALSGYGGFRSRGFEIVALLDAAPDVIGSTVGELTVADTKDLASVLEATAANIAVLSVPGAAAQGLCDKVVECGVRSILSFAPVVLQVPDGVNLRKVDLATELQILAYHAQNIV; the protein is encoded by the coding sequence ATGCCAACCCCGCAACACCCCCCGGCAGACGATGGAGTAGAGCCGCCGGCACACCCCACGACTGGCTCCCTCGAGCGGATTCTTCCCGAGGCCACCCTGGCACGGCTTACCCAATACCTGCGGGCCCTGAACACGCTTCAAACCCAGGGACAGACAAGAACCTCGTCCGGCCTCTTGGCCACGGAGTCGGGTGTCAACCCCTCGATCCTGCGGAAGGACCTTTCCCTGTTGGGGTCATACGGGACCAGGGGAGTGGGTTACGTCGTCACCGAGCTGGCCGAACACATTTCAAAGGCCATGGGCCTGAACCAACAATGGCGTGTGGCGATCATCGGTGCCGGCAACTTGGGGCGTGCGTTGTCCGGATACGGCGGTTTCCGCAGCCGGGGATTTGAGATTGTCGCGCTTTTGGACGCGGCACCGGATGTCATCGGATCCACGGTCGGAGAGCTGACTGTTGCCGATACCAAGGACCTGGCTTCGGTTCTCGAAGCCACGGCCGCCAACATTGCCGTACTTTCGGTTCCCGGCGCAGCGGCGCAGGGCCTGTGCGACAAGGTCGTTGAATGCGGGGTGCGCAGCATTCTGAGTTTCGCACCGGTCGTCCTGCAGGTGCCGGATGGGGTCAACCTCCGGAAAGTCGATCTGGCGACCGAGCTACAAATCCTGGCCTACCACGCCCAAAACATCGTCTAG
- a CDS encoding glutaredoxin family protein, which translates to MSTAKTPHEITLLVRSGCHLCHAAMETLDEVTTRMGYEWQSVDIDEHADLLAKHSEEVPVLLIDGKVRDFWVIDPQRLESMLCN; encoded by the coding sequence ATGAGCACTGCGAAGACACCCCACGAGATCACGTTGTTAGTCCGTTCCGGGTGCCATCTGTGCCATGCGGCCATGGAAACGCTCGACGAGGTCACAACCCGGATGGGATATGAGTGGCAGAGCGTTGACATTGACGAGCATGCAGATCTCTTGGCCAAGCACTCCGAGGAAGTGCCGGTGCTCCTGATCGACGGGAAGGTGCGGGATTTCTGGGTCATTGATCCGCAACGCCTGGAATCGATGCTCTGCAACTGA